The Ictalurus punctatus breed USDA103 chromosome 17, Coco_2.0, whole genome shotgun sequence sequence GTGGAGGAGGAAATTTAAACGTCattatcgcagtcgatcatgttcatgtaatcgtgggcagtcaaaatcataaTTGAGCtcaatattcgattaattgtgcagccctgtAACCTACTATAAATTTGTTTGCTTCATATCCCACAGACAGTTGCGTGTAAATCCATCTTTCAGTCTTCAGCATTTCTCAGTATTTCTGATGTATCTGATTTTAAAGATGTGACCCCCACACATGATCCACCTATTACACATTAACATGTCATAACCTAATTCTGAGGTTAAGCCTAACCCTTTGTACGCGAGTCCCATTTTACAGCCACACTGAGGCATTTGAAGAGCTACCCTTACCTGAATTACTGCTTATCATAATTGTTTGCAAAATGATGGAAACAATGCTCGAAATATGTATTGTTGACATTTAAAAGTGACTtagattataaatatttatagagACTTCAAAACAAATCGACTGGTTAATGAATCAGAATTTAATTTAAACCTTACGTTCTCAGTTTAAATCAATATCAAGCATTATTTGCATTCTAAACTAATGATAGGACCTGTTTTAGAGAACATAACTGAATCACAGAAAGACACTGTAGAGCAGTGCAAGAAAGTAAAATGGCGTCATTTTGTAGCATCTCCTTCACATACAGGGATTGTTCCTCTTGGGTAGCCAGCCATCTCTACTCCTTTCCAGCTCTGAAAAGTGATAACAGGTCTTTCCAACTTAAGTATTGTTGGAAAGCTAAAGGAAACAGTTACTAATGAATTTatgtgattccatcattttgtTCAGTGTTAAGCAGTTGGATATGAAGTGTTTTCAGAGGAAAACACATCTGGTATTATTTGgacatgcaaaataaaaactactGGAATGTCTTATCTCTTGGTAGTGTACATGTCAGAGGAATGCGTGTGCATCCTTAAATGAGAGGTGTATGTACTAAAGCTGGCGTGTGTATCTGCCTTGCTGTATTGAACATGAATGAGAGACTGTGTTGCGGGGGGGTGATTTTGTGTTCCTGACGGTATGTCAAGAATAGTAACATATTTCAAATTTCACCTGGCCATCATCCAGTTCTGCTAGTCGGGTGAAAAGAGCCTGTTGCTATAGGCAACAGCACAGGACACATCGATTGCCATTCTCAATAAAGAATAGGACTGCAATCTCACCCTTCCTCCACTTTCTGTTTCAGAGAGAAATTCCTCTGCAGATGCAGTATTACCCAACTGAGGGCCACATTGACAAGATGTACTTCCCCTACTATGGCAAGAAAGCACATGTGAGTATCATAACAGAATTAAAGATGCCAATGCTGGAATGGAAATTAGCCCTGTTAACTGTAATGAGGGTAATAGCCGTAATTCTACAGCAGAATTTTCCTACCACTAGATCAGGAATGGTCACACTACAGCCAGCAGGTCAGACTTTTAGGACCCTTAAGTGAAAAGTAAATTTCTCAATATTTGcaattttcatattttattatttccttgttgtcatttaatttcattgttCATATGCTGTATGgcacaaaaaatcaacagttTCGTTTCTGGAGGAAATTGGAAGAATTACTACTATGTAtactatatacaaatatacaatatTATGAGAAAACCTGTGTCAAGTTGTCAGTAAATGCAGGGTTCAATAAAGAATGAAGTGTcgttacttttttttatttttaaaatgaaactgtTACAAAGTTGAAAGGAAGCTGTCTCACTCTGCCTTTTTCTATCCAGCATGCTAACTATATCTGCAGTGTGTTGCCTGAGGATTAGGCTAATAGACTTCTAGACTAGAGCTAGTTTACAGGCTCTGAAATTTTTCTTTTTGGGACTTTCTACCATCCCCTGTTTGTCTTAACCATTTACAATATACCCAAGTATAATATCTGTGATATTTATCAGTACTAACATGCAAGATATCTGGAAACATGGTGGTGTTAAATCGCCAGTCAAAGATGCCAGCCAAATCCTCAaactgtcatttaaaaaaaacttttgttgtttttgcattcCCCATATTTTCTTTTGCAGACTAAATATGTGCAGCCACTGGTGGCTGTGAAGCTGCAGCTACATGAGCAGGATTATAACACACCTCTGACCATCGAGTGTAAGGTGGAGGGCTCCAACCTGCGCAACAATGACGAACGTGACAAGTTCTTGGGTCGAATCACGTTCCGTGTCCATGTGACCAAGTAGCCTGGATTGCTCACTGGAGCTGCACGATGTCCATCACTCGCATCCCAGTCCCCCTACCCGTTCTCCTTACACACACTTGCGTGAGGTAGCCCCTCGCTCCTCCCATGTCACACTACCTTCTGAAAACCTTAAGGGAGCTTGACATTTATCTGTACTGTACTCTGAAGGTAGGTTCAGAGTGGTGCAATGGGCTGCTCATATAgcaatgcgtgtgtgtgtgtatgtatgtatgtatgtatgtatgtgtgtgtatgtgtgtatatatatatatatatatatatatatatatatatatatatatatatatatatatatatatatatatatatatatatatatatatatatatacacacacacatatatatatatatatatatacacacacacatatatatatatatatatatatatgtgtgtgtatgtatatatatatatatatatatatatacacacacacatatatatatatatatatatatatgtgtgtgtatgtatatatatatatatatatatatatatatatatatatatatatatatatatatatatatatatatatatatatatatatatatatatatatatatatatatatatatatatacacacacacacacacacacatatacatgtgtgtgagtgtgtgtgtgtgtgtatgtgtgtgtatatatattcaaattaaCACCACTTCCCTTCTACCCACAAACCCCTTCACTGGAAAGATTAATACAAGTAAGTGCACATTCAGTCGTCTTCAAGCCATCTCTGTAAGACACAATAAGACACAATGCTAGTGACATCGTGCAGGAAGCAGGGACCTGTAAATAGACGTGTCGGAGCATAGAGTTGTATGTCTATTCCCTCTTATAGTGCTGTGCAGcctgctgtgagtgtgtgagtgagtgagagagagagagagagagacagagagtgtatgtatgtgtatgcgaGTGCCATAATGTGAAGTctatatgtacatatttaatGGATTTTAGACACCTTTTTTTCTGTATCATCACTCTCACTATGTCTGACTGCTGTAAGTAATCAAGGTtatgatattatatatgtaataaGAATTGTAATTTAAGattttggagaaagaaaatgttattaagtgggggtggggtgggacACCCAAAAAAAGTCTATCCACCTCGTTTTTCAAATCCATCCTCCGTTCAAGGGaagtgattttttaaaacctcTGCAGAAACTGTACTTTGTGCAGATGCCTTAAGATCTGTATGGAAACAACTTCAAATAAAGTAGATTTTAAACATGGACACAGTTTGCAAGTGATTAGTTCATTACAGACTTTTGAGTTTGGTGTCTTGCCCATAGGTGGCACCAGAAAGCTCAACTCATGGCAAAAACAGTTCCATTGGCTTCCAAAATGTTTGCTCAGCATTATAAGTCCAACACCATGACCATCACTGCAGTAGTAAAAGCGTTTCTTTAAAAATCCTTTACCAATTTAGACtatccataaaaataaatagaccAGTTCACTGAATACAATGTAATGTATTCATGTTATATTGTACAAAGctagtgttttgttttagatTCTGAGAAGTGACTAATTTTTGatgattaatatattttaatttatctattcattcatcttctgtaacTGCTGTTTCCTGGTCATGGTTGTGATGGATCCAGACCCTgttctgggaacactgggtgcaggCATGACTACACCCTGTATGGGATGTCTGTCCATCACATGCATTCAGGGACAATGTAGAAGAAGAAAGCtctatttgtcacatatacattatagcatgTTATAACAATTTTTTCCTCCACATACCAGCATGTtaagaagttggggtcagagttcaggatcagccatgatgcagtgctcctggagcagagagggttaagggcatttctgaagggcccaacagtggcagcttgatggTGCTGGGGCTAGTgtagccaattcacctactgtCATGTTTTTGGTAGGTGGGAAGAAACGGGAGAACTCGCACAGAAATGGGGAGAAAGTGCAAAATCCTGCACAGTCCTGAGCTCAGGAATGAACCAAGGACCCTGAAGCTATGAAGTGGCAACGCTACCCACTTTGCCACCTTGCTACTCTTAAGTAGATAATATCGGTATAATTAGTCTAATGTATACAAAACATAAGAAGTACAGTAGTAACCCAGTTCtgcagaaaaaaacatgtatcTGGAAACAGACTCTGCAGGTTTTTAGCCAACCAcattagaaaatataaaatgttaccCCCTAGATGTTGTGTGTAGACCAAgtggtgttttgtttcacaatgtggaaattattttcaaacttttattttaatttgaataatttCACCAAGGtgattttagttttatttatttttttaattattggaATTTTCCATAATTTCAGTAACAGAAATAGAAAGACTAGGCTCAGTCCATGAGCAGATACTTAAAAGTAATCTACAACAATATTAGCAGTTCCTTTCTATGCCAGAATGTGAGCTCACCTTCAGTGTGCGTAAAACATGCCTATGTAAACACAGCAGCcctccaaaaacaacaaaagggaAATGTACTAAGATGATCTGTTTACTATGAATCTTTTCCTACGAATTTTCACTTTTACTTACTATTAACCAAAAACATTCAAAAGCATTTGTTAAAGCATGTCCTGTATTTCAGTGGCTTTCTGTTCTTGTAGGTCGTTTAGTGTATTGTGATATAATTGAGTgtgagcaaaaacaaacaaaactagtGAGCACTAGGTGGTGAAACTCTAAAATGTaccaataaataagtaaaataacaTCCACACTGTACATTTAGAGATTACatgtaatgtgttttttaaaaaaacaacaaccccataTTCAGTTCTGTGATGCCAAAAACAAGGCTTAAGGAAATGCTTTATCATGTGCAGTGTTTGAAATTCCCTTTTAGTTTGTAATTTGCTTTTAGTCATTTAATCTCACTTTTCTCTGATAATAAGAACATTAGTGCAGAGTCAGGAGTTTACACTGCTATGCAATCAGTGGCTGATACAGTTACAATCGCTGAAGGTGACCCATGTTATGAGGTTCAGGTAACATTTAGTAGTGTTGTGATAAACTGAATCAGAGTAGCACTAAAACCTTTAGCTGAGGCTTTGTTGAAAACAAGGTGAGAGCAACTCTTATCCGAAAGGCTTGTTTGCTTAAAACTTCATTCCATATACAGAAAAGAGCCTAGCTACTTTGAGGAACGCCACCAAACACactggaaatttaaaaaaaaacaaaaaacaaaaaaacctcagcCATAAACACAGCCATGCTGAACTAGACTGAACCTCAAGTTTGAGCTCTTTTAAACCCTTGGTGTTCAAGGGCAGTTTAGGACATCTCTGTGTCAGATGGCCAGACGCAGCAGTCTGGAGTCACTAGAGGAGCAACtgcgctgccctgtgtgtttggAGGTCTTCTCTGAGCCGCTCATGTTGCAGTGTGGCCACTCGTACTGCCGTGGCTGTGTGCGCTCTATAGACATGGATCCTCTGGGGCAACTCCAGTGTCCTGTATGTCGTTGTGCTGTGGATGGGGACAGCCCTCCACCCAATGTGGCACTGGCACGCATTGTGGACGCACTACGGGAGATCAATGAACCAGGTCAAGGCCCTCCAGAGACATGCAACCAACACCATAACCCCCTGAGTCTGTACTGTGAGGAAGATCAGACACTGATCTGCGGACTGTGCGGTAGCATCGGAAGCCACAGAGCACACAAGGTCACCCCAATCAGCAGCGTCTACAGCCGAATGAAGGTAAAATAACAATGAGAATTACAGTTAATTGGAATGGCAACCATATTttgctagatttttttttttttatctattatTATCTTATTTGATACAATCAGTTATACACATACTGCAGTATATTGGCTGATTAATTTTTAGTAATAAGTTATCCAGGAAATTCCAGAAGTTCAACACCAATTGTGAATACATGAGGTAAGAGgatgttaaatatatttccaaattTTGCactttatatacagtggggtaAGAATTGCAACCCCCACTGCTTCTGCAGGAGATGTAAGTCTATATTAAAGATGAAACACTGTACAGAGCATAAGGCTAAATtaacagaaaaataatccaaaGAAAGAACTAAAAGTATTACTATAACCCTCTTGAGCTCCAGAtctatttttgaaaaatattacAACTGGGAAGATCCAAAAGCTGCTCAGAGGATAGCAAAAAAAAGTAGTTTGGAGGTTATTATTAAGTAAAGGTTTGGtgtacaatttatttaaaaaaaaaaaaaaaaaaaagtatgtgcaATTaacttttttacaaaaaaaatatatatatttttacttgttttttttttgtttttgtttttatttttacttctaCATCTTTGAAACCTAAAACACCTAATATCTTTTTAGTTAAAATCATTTTGGTATCTGTCATtaaagtacattaaaaaaaaaaaaatctgtatctgtacattaaaaataaaacctataCAGGGATTCACATTTGTCTTTGTAAAACCTACAAACATATTTGTTGCTTGTGTGCTGAGAAAAATAATATGAAACCAACTTCAATAAATGTAGTGAGGATTCATTGTTTCTGCTGTAATTGGATTTTCAAGGACACAATTGAATTTCCTCTTATAATCAGTCTGCatcaaaaatacactacagAACACAAATGCTGGAATAAGAATATCCCTGTTATTTTCACATGGGGGGAGTAATGAAAGTAAGCATGCAGCAAAGTGCATTGGTGCATTGTGCTTTTCATCTTTCCTCAGGAGGACATTTCCTGTCTGATGACTAACTTTCAGACACAGAAGAGGAAGCTGGAGGAGCAGATTTGTAAAATGGCCTACAACAAGTCTCGCATTACAGTGAGTTAACTCCATTActcagggttaggtttaggacTTTCTGAATAATGACACGTGATTTCAAAACAGGTGactatatgatttttttttaacctaaaaaCAATTTCTGGGTTGTGTGTAGAATGAGTCGGATGTGCTGAAATGGGTGGTCCGGAAGGAGTTTGGAGAGTTGCGACACTGTGTGGAGCTCGAGGAGGCCAGCTTCATGCAAAAGGTGGAGAACACCGCCTCTACTCTCATCGCCTCCATCCAGACCCAGGCTGATCACATGAGCCAATTGCTGGCCAAGTTCCAGGAGGCTGAAGGCACACTGGAAGCCCTGAGCAATGAGGGCCATCTGGACTTCATCACTGTGAGTGTTTTTGTAAAACTGGCCATGGAGCAGTTcataacaatcacaaaaaatgtAACAGTATCACTAGTGCTCTTAGTCACTATTACTGCTCATGTAATATTATATTCTATATAGTCTGTATAAGCTTTATAATATTGACATCCTTATAAAGTGTCTGTACACAATGAACTAATTCAGGCATACCTCTTCAAAGCTTATGGATATTATATACAAGACAGATACATTATAACTAAGATGAGGAAATGTGGAGTGGTAGTGGTAGGAGTTAATATTTAAGAGGTATCATGTTATCTCCTACACGACACATTATTTCACCAAATACTGATAAGACAATAGATGCCCTAATTTAACATTTGCagcgaaaagaaaaaaaaaaaaaaccttttaaaagtaattatgtaaaagaagaaataagggtttttagtttattttttaagttaatgtatttaaagtttaatttggcattttatactttattaaaTATGTTGACTATTTGACACTACAATTTTTAAACATCTCTTTTTCTGTAAACACCTTTATTATATGGGAGGAAAAGTaatattaatgcatttaataATTTCTGATAAATTAACTACCTTCAGAAACGCATCAAGACACATCTTGTCTTGGACCAACTTGTATTtatctgtttttcattttagaaaTATGGATCTATTGCTCCAAGGTAAgcaacattttcatttaaatctgtatgatttttaataaactttctcagtaataacactgaatttgaaaaagaaaaaacaaaatgtactaaAACAATCATTGAACAGGAAGTGGATTGAGTATGTATTTTATTGTGGCTTTTCTGCAGTGATCAAAGAAATATCTTTGCTACCCTCAAAGCTGTGTATGATGTTTCAGGTTTAGAGAGAGCCAGCAGAGAGAACAGAGGAAGGAGAGGACCTACAGCTCCATCAGCTTTAACCCAGGCTTTAATCACAGTGACATCAAAATGACTGTGTGGAAGAGATTACACAGGAGAGTTTTACCAGGTAAAAGAGTGGATTCAGTCAATGTTGCATGTAGAGCCAAGTTAAAATCCTTATGAATACTTTCTTATGTACATTGATACTCATATTTTGGATATAATTATAGCTGTCTGAAACAATAAcacaatatacactcactgaccactttaataggaacaccatCCTCATACACCTGCAtgtttatgcaattatccaatcagccaatcaagtgGCAGCGGTACAGTGCTTAAAATCATGCAGAagtacagttccctccactaatattggtacccttgttaaatatgagtaaagaaggctgtgaaaaattctttattttttaaacttttgatcttttgttaaaacaattcacaaaaatactctgctctcatggatatcagacagagatatatatatatatatatatatatatatatatatatatatatatatatatatatatatatatatatatataatatatagctttgttatatatgtgtgtcacaattattggcacccctatgcatatgaggaaaaaatatatttgaagtatattcccattgatattttacatttttttagttcttggaacaaaaggttaaacaataaacacaatttttcacagccttctttgctcatacttaccaaaggtgccaatattattggaggacactgtagatcaagagcttcagttaatgttcacatcaaacacccgcaaggggaaaatgtgatctcggtcagcatttcagaaactgctgatctcctgggattttcacacacacaacagtttcaAGTGTTTACAAAGAACggtttcaaaaaacaaaaacaatctaGCATTTTTGTGGACGTTAATGGGAAAGGTCAGAGAAGTATGGCCAGACCGGTTCAAGATGATAAGAAGGATATGGTATCTCAAATAACCATTCTCTACAACCGTCTTAAGCAGAATAGGatatcagaacacacaacagTTAAAACCATGAGgtgaatgggctacaacagcagaagtccACAATAGGTTAGAGTCCACtactgtcagccaagaacaggaatctattGTTGAACAGGaaccaggcaatgtttttccagtgTTCAGCCTCATGAGTGGCTGATTTGATGattgcatgaatgaacaggGGTACATGCGTTTCTGTTAAAGTGGTTGTGAGTGTATATACGGTCATTTGTTTGATACGAACAATTTGTCAGCACTACTCTACACCATCCATCAATGGAAAGGGACCACCATAGCACCACCACTGAGCAGGTGTTATTACAATGAATGCCCAAGATTTATACTGACATGTCATTGAGACTTCAGTACACATCTGTATGTTGCTCTGAATAAGAAGGTCTGCTAAATGCATGAATGTGAAATGTAGACCTGCTCTACCCTTTTCTACAGCTCCTGAATGCCTGAAGTTTGACTCTCTCACAGCTCAccccatgctgcagctcagtgaaGACAACACCAGTGTGCAGTGCGGAGTCCTCGTCAACCGCCTGCCCAACAATCCTGAGCGATTCAGCTACAGCTACTGTGTACTGGCCAACCGTGGCTTTTCCTCAGGAAAGCACTACTGGGAGGTCCAGGTGGGAGAGAAGCCAAAATGGAGGCTGGGGTTAATCAAAGGGACTGCTTGCCGTAAGAGTAAACTGCCCAAGAGCCCTGAGGGTGGAGTGTGGCTGATTGGGCTGAAGGAGGGGAGGCTGTATGAGGCTTTCAGCACTCCTCGTGTCACTCTGCCCCTCATGAGTCAGCCACACTGCTTGGGGGTTTTCCTGAACTATGAAAGAGGAGAGCTGACGTTTTATAATGCGGACAGTCCTGATGAGCTCGGATTCATTTATTCTTATCAGGCTGAGCTGCAGGGGAAGGTCTACCCACTGTTTGACGTGTGCTGGCAAGAGCGTGGTGCCAACAAGCTGCCAATCTCCCTGCCACACCCACTCACTGAAGCCTACGGAGATTAGTCTAGAAGCAATTATGGCTGTGACAACGAACCTGTATGATAGTTTTATACGGATAGTATAGTGGTACCCATAATTCTAGTGGGAAAAACTTTACAACTATTTAGAGAGAAATTATATTTCTACATTGTTTTGATAAACTACTGaaagtataaaataattttaattactGTTCCATTTCTACATTTTGTCTGCTTCATTTGTGGCAGGGAAGCCTGAAGAAGATACCACTTGATCTTCAGGCTTTAATCTCAATATCAGGCATGAGAAATTTTATAAATAGTACTGGAATATAAAAAGGATggatttttttacttttacttacaAAGTGATTGACATAATACATGTAaattatttcatgtatttttgcAGTTGTTTCGCTATTGTAAAAAgttataaataagataaataacaTTTCATATGAATAAATACCTTTCTAAAACTTATTTGCCCacaatgtttttaatttttattttgatgtgATAAAGGATTTGTATGGggagaaaagttttttttttttttttttttatgtagtgaAAATGTAAGGTTATATTTAAGATGTATATAATTATTCAGTTATAGGGTATTTAGTTATTtaagggcagtggtagctcagtggttaagacgttgggctTCTGATCGGAaccccagcgctgccactgttgggcccttaagcaaggtccttaacccccaactgctcaaatgtataaatgagataaatgtaagttgctctggataagagtgtctgaCAGATGCCATAAATGAGAATGTTATAACTACCTTCATGGACTGAGATATATTACatgaaacattattttttaaatacagttatGTAAGTATAAGTTCTATTTTTATAAGTTTCATAATTATATGTAGGTTAAACATAGCCTGAACaacaagctaaaaaaaaacaaaaactttttggTAAACCattaacagatttatttatttatttatttgatttatatatatatatatatatatatatatttttttttgcaatcacACAAATTTAATAGGATTTTAAGCAGAAGGGTAAATGTTagaggttagcacatttgcctcacgtGGCTAGAGTTGGGGTTTCTATTCTCACTGCTTCCCTATGTGtctgaagtttgcatgttctccctgtgctgcggggatttcctccaggtgctccagttcctcccccagtcccaagacatgcattgtaggctgattggcatgttcaaagtgtatgaatgggtgtgtgaatgtgtatgtgattgtatcctgcgatggactggcaccccggccagggtgtaccccaccttgtgccccatgctccctgagatgggctccaggttccccgcgaccctgtaggataagcggtatagaagatggatggatgaatgacgTCATCTAAACAGCACTGGCTGTATttgaccactagatggcagtgtTGGTGTTTCTACATCTAACACATGAAAATGTCTTCTTGTTACACAACCAGCTATCTCTGTACAGCATAACAAAACAGAATTTAGTTTATTCTTGAGACTAAACTCAATTATAACCTTAAAAGTGAAGGCAATTAAGAATTTTGCCCAAGAGACACCTCAAGTGAGAGGCAGACACATTTTCTGTACACATCTGTAGATCAAAGTCATGTTCAGGTTTTTAGCTTTTCAGTAATAAATGTCTTGAATCCAAGGCACTTGAATTACTGACAGGGTGGAAATGtatgtttgttattattattattattaacaattaaTAGGAACAAAAATAGGAAATAGGTTATTAATAGTAACAAAAAACACCCCCAGCCACTTTCACTGCACAGGATGAGTTCCCATGTCATGATACCCCCTTCCATAGTTTAAAAATGGGGTCTTCAGTATTCAACAAAATGATGTACATTTCACTACTGCacaacatttctctctctctctctctctctctctatctatctatctatctatctatctatctatctaatatatataatcGAAcaggctgttttgttttgttgcattaGCTACATCTGAGGTAAATAATAGAGGACTCATCTGGATGAAACAAAAGAGCAAATACAGAGCACTTCAGTGAGATGTTTCGAATAAAACGGCAATCAATATATTAACAGAACAAGTGAGACCTTTCCCCGAGGCCCAGCGCTTCCTCTGCCTTTCCCCATCTCCACCCACTCACCCGCACTATGGGAATAATGGATCACTGGCCTCCAACAAGCTAGAGGAGTTGCTATGGCAATACTATGACAACGCCTCAGCCCGTCTCCTTGGTGATAGTAAGACCAGTACAGAGCATCAAAGTCATAGAGAGACATAGAAAATAAAGAGTGTGTCCATGAACATAGCATCTCTGATTAAAGAGACAATGACATGTAAAAGGATTTTTCCCCTTTTTATGTAAGGCAGAATGATTCTAGTTATACAGCTGATTGTTGTATATAAATCTGTGCCGTTTGTGATGTGACAAATAACACTTATGTTCACGTTATATAGACATTTATTTCTATATCCACAGTCTCAGATTAGTTTTCCTTTAATACAGTAGctgaattaaatgtaataactacaaatgaataaaaaatgacagCAATT is a genomic window containing:
- the LOC108277430 gene encoding E3 ubiquitin-protein ligase TRIM50, which codes for MARRSSLESLEEQLRCPVCLEVFSEPLMLQCGHSYCRGCVRSIDMDPLGQLQCPVCRCAVDGDSPPPNVALARIVDALREINEPGQGPPETCNQHHNPLSLYCEEDQTLICGLCGSIGSHRAHKVTPISSVYSRMKEDISCLMTNFQTQKRKLEEQICKMAYNKSRITNESDVLKWVVRKEFGELRHCVELEEASFMQKVENTASTLIASIQTQADHMSQLLAKFQEAEGTLEALSNEGHLDFITKYGSIAPRFRESQQREQRKERTYSSISFNPGFNHSDIKMTVWKRLHRRVLPAPECLKFDSLTAHPMLQLSEDNTSVQCGVLVNRLPNNPERFSYSYCVLANRGFSSGKHYWEVQVGEKPKWRLGLIKGTACRKSKLPKSPEGGVWLIGLKEGRLYEAFSTPRVTLPLMSQPHCLGVFLNYERGELTFYNADSPDELGFIYSYQAELQGKVYPLFDVCWQERGANKLPISLPHPLTEAYGD